GCGATTTAGTCCTTCTCTTCATTATCTAATCTTAACGCTCTTCTTGCCCCTTCATAAGACAGTTTGAAGAGATTCCCTGGTGCTTTCAAATATTGCTCTGCGCTTTTAACTCTATCTTCTGGGCTATAATTAAAATAGCCTCGCTCTAGAAGAATTTTTTGGAATGTGTTGCTTTATAATTTAATTCTAAGATACCCATCTTCAAACATCCACCAGTATTGTTCCTTAAGCAACTTTCTTCCTTGTTCAACATGCTTCAGAAATCTTTCTCTCACATCCTGGCCGTCACATTTTTCGCATACTAGAAAGTTAATTGTCTTTCCTCCGCCGTAGACCCAACGCCAGATGTCTCCTGGCCTAAATTTGTGGCCACAGAGGTAACACCTAAAACGCTGTCCCTTCTCAACACCACCCCACATTCCATTACAGTCTTTTTCTGTTACTATCCTAGGCTTCTGATCCGTAAAGCTCATATTCTCTTGTTTCCTCCTTTTGCGTATCATAAACATATTACTTATTTTCCATCTTCCTCTAGAAAAAGCCCATCCTCATCGAGATCGGTGGCACAAACAGCACATATATATTGGTTTCCCACTAGTCTTGTTACTGGGCCATAGGTTATATAATTATCTGGAGTACCGTGACCAGGCACTATCTGCCGACCTCAACACTCACAAACCATCATGCTACATCTCCCTCTCGCTTTTTCGTTTGTTATGCGTATTTACCTAAAAAGCTCATTATAAAGCTCATTATATGCTTTTTCGTAGTGTTGAGGATTACCATCTCTTTTGACCCATTCATCATAGCAAGCATCTACCTGCCAATGGAAATCAGACCGTGGATTGTTATTTGCATACGCTGATAGCCATATTTTATCTTTGGTTTCTTTAAACAATTCTTCTTTCGTCATTTGGGCTAGTTTTTCTAGATACAATGATTTAGGTTTTCCATAATTGTCATTCCCGCTATATTTGTCCATTTCTTTTCTCTCCTTCGCATTATCTTTGGAATGTATATCATTCTATGAAGTCACGCATAGCCTTTGATCTTAAACGCCGTAATAACTGATCAGATTTATAATGATTTGCACAAGAGCCTGGCCGAAAAAGTTTACACGTTTTCCATAAATAACATCTACCTAAACAAACTATAGGGCCTGACATATTTCTCTCACCTCCTTCGTATTTTCTTTGGAATACGAATTACTTAGTCTCTATTTCAAAGTTAATCTCTCTATATTCCATTAAATTATTGACAAGTATTTCCATACAAATTAACACACATTTTTCGCATATATCTGCCTTGGGGCTTGTTATCATCATTTTTACTTGCTCCTCAGATCTACCGCAAAAACTACAGCTTTTCACAGATAATACCTCCTTCACATTTTAAATTTATGTTCACGAAAATCATAAGCACTATAAAATTTGCCGCCACATTTGAGACATTCTCAAGATACTATTGTTATTATTACCTCCCTCATATTGTTAGTAAGGGTACAAGATTTTTATTGTACCCTTACTGCTTTAAAAATATATTTTAAGCGGCCAATAACTCAAAGGCTTTATCAATTAGAGGATGACCGTCAATGGTCTTAGCAAACAACCGTTCCTTATAAGTTGTGGTTTTACGAAGAGGTTCTGCGTGAGTTGCAAAGTCACTAACTGCATTTATTAAGGCCCATCTTGTTCCCCTATAAAGCTGAAGATCAGGGGCTTGATCATATCGACGCCATAAATCTTCACGAAGTTTAATGATATTATCTTTTTGACGCGGCTTAACTTCGTGAGGGAAGGGAAGAAGTTCATTTATAAAATCTTCTACCTCACTATCACTAATGGATAAATTAACAAGTCTTTCTGCTTCCTCAGTTAAGGAATCAAGATAAGCATAAGCAAGTCCTAATGTTCTTTGAGCTTCCGCAAGTTTGTTTTGCATGTTGCCCATATGGATTGTTGTCCACATCCTCTTGGCAGAGGATAAAGCTAAGTTTAATGTATTCTGGCAAACTATCCGTACAGGAGTTATAGCAACTTTAACTGCTCCCTTGCCATCGTGAGAATTAGTAAAAACTAAGAAAGGTTCAATTCTATCATTTAAGATAGTAATTCGTTCCAATCTTGCCAGCATCCAAACTCTCTTACCACCAGCTAAACTTCCAGCAGTTTCATATCGCACTCCTTCCCCTAAAAGAGCATCAGTAAAAGCAAAGGCTTCCACATTCTGAACTACTTTGTATTGATCACTAACTATTCCAAGCACCTGTTGATCTGTCGATCTAACGTTAGCAACATAACCCTCTACGGGATTTCCATTAACATAAACGGGCACTTGTTCTACTCTCCAATCCAGCCCCGCCAATTCCAGAGCTTTTTTAGAATCGGGAGCTTCTTCAATAACAATACCCAAACCGTGCCAGGGCACTTCTCTAACTGAAAACATTGAATCTACATTTGCAGGCATAATAAAATCCCCCTTTATTTAAATCATACTTTCTATAAACTCTTTAGCTCGCATAGCTTCATTTCTATTTTTAGTTTTCAAAAGAAAATCAGACATTGCTTTCTTTTTTTGAATCACCTCCATAACGTGTTCATCAATAGTATCCTGACAGACTAAATAATAAACAGTAACGGCATTTTTTTGCCCTATACGGTGGGCGCGGGAGAAGGCTTGTTCTACATAGTCATACGACCATTCACAATCTAAAAAGATTACATAGGTGGCGGCAGTGAGAGTTAAACCTTCTCTACACGCTGGAGTACAACCAATAAACAATTTACATGAACTATCATTCTGAAACTTATCTACCTGTTTCTGACGATCAGAAGTCATTATGTCTTTCAACAACTCCTCCTGTTTTTCAGGAGGAAAAGTATGATAATCAGGATACATTTCTAAAAGAAGTTTAAGTGCCGTCTGCTTAGTTTTACCATTAGCGTTCACATCACCATGAATAACAGCAGGATTATATCTTTTATATCGTTCTGTAAGAAGATGAACCATAGGTAAAAATCTAGAGAAAACAATAGCTTTTTGGCCGTTGTTATCAATAATATCCTCCAAGAGTTCATCTAGGGCCTCCAATTTAGCACTCTTACTTTCAGCAGGGGCACCAATAAGAGTAGGGGAGTCAGTAATCTGCTGGAGCCGCAACAATTTTGTTAAAGCAGACGGTATTTTAGTGAGAGAAGTGTCTTTTAAAATCTCTAGGATTTCATTTTTAACTCCATTATATAGGAGTTTCTGTTGGGGACTCATTTCTACTGTAATAGTTTTAAATACAATATCTGGAAGCTCCTTTAATTTATCCTTCTTTAACCTGCGAAGCATATTGTTTTGAATTAGTTTCCGTAACTCCTTGATATTTTTATAACCCACAATTTCTTTATTGTTGTAGCCTCCAAAAATAGCGTACCGTTTTCGGAAGGCCCACCAGTTTTGCTTGATTTTTCCACCCCACTTCAAATAGTTGTAAGCCTCTAATGGACTATTGGGGAGGGGGGTAGCAGTAAGAACATAACGATATTTAAAAGGAATAGAGAAAATAACAGAACCAATTTTACTTTGAGGGTTCTTAACTTTATGGGCTTCGTCTAATACACAGAAATCCAAACCAACCATTTTATGGAGTAAAAGTAAATCATTATAATCCATACGAAATGTTTCGTAGGATATAATAGCAAATGTCCAATCTTGATTATAACGAAGTTCGTTATAAATAGAATTGCGTTGCTGTTGGTTGCCTGCGATTACAACAGCTTTTTGGTAGGTGTGTTTATGAATTTCTTTTAACCAAGTATAAAGCAAGGTAGCTTTACAAATAATTATCCCACGTTGGAGCATACCTAATTTTTTCTTAGCTTCTATTGCCGTAATTACCTGAAAGGTTTTCCCCAATCCTGGGTCGTCACCTAAGATAAGAAACGGTCGCTGGACTAATAAATTAAATCCCTTGACTTGAAATTCACCCCAGGGAGGGATTTTAAATCCCGTTGCCCCCACAATATTTTTATTTTCATCATATTCTACACTGTATCCTGGTACAATAGGCTGATCGGGAATAGTATTTTCATCTATTCCCCCCACTTCTCGATAATTGCCATCTTCATCTTTCCAAATGATCAAAAAATCTTCCATTTTTTCTTCAAAGTCTTTACGGTACTGGTAGGGAACCGCCCACAGTTTACTGCGGGGGTTATACAGAACTCCACGCACTTTCTTCATTTCTTCTTCAATTTGAGGGTTAGGGTGAAAGGAAACTTTAATCCAATCCCTATCTTTGACCCTCACCTTTTCGGCAAGGATCATTTATACCACCTTCCTGTTTTAATTTTTGGTAGCGTCGGTGTAAAGTAGACTTCGGTACCTGCATTATTTTAGCAATCTCATAAAAAGATTTTCCTTCTACATCTTTTAAGTACAATAGAAGATTATCGTCTATTTTTTCTATCTGAAAACCTAACTGTTGAACATAACTTTCTATGTCTAAACCCTTTAAGGAAGCACGATAGAAAAGTTTAAGATAGAGAGAACGATCTAATTTAACTTTACCGTTTTCATTACGAGAAGCTAGAGTTGCCACCAATTCTTCTTCTGACATGGTGTTATTATAAATAACATTGAACCCCAATTTTCTTAGGTGTTCATAAGGTTTTCCTTCCTGGGAAAGATATTTATAAGCGGCAGGGTGAGCGGTTCGTAAATCCGTCAAATTAACCGTATCGCCATAGTAGTATTGGAGGTAGTAACGAATAGTTTCTGGATTACACCAGGAAACTAAATCGTCTATTATTTCTATCCCATTTCGTTTCAAAGTGTCTCGCACTACAGCAAGATTACTAAGCACCACTTTAAATAAATAATAATTTTGTTGTTTAAGGTGGCGGAGGGAAACTATTCCGTTACGAGCATATTTAAGTAATAATTTAGCAGTATGTTTCATTCCAGGACATGGGATAAGTCCAATGATGCATACTCTCGCGCCACCATCTGTAAACCCTGTAACATAGGCAGTTCCCACAATATTTTTTTAGAATCCAAACCAACCAGTTCAATCATACTTTCCAGATCTCTTTTGTCCTGTTCACTGATAGTTTTCGCTTGCATTAAACCAATAAAAACATCCATGATTGCAATTAAGGCCGCCGCTTTTTCTTTTGTTTTCACGTTAAAACCCCCTGATGTAGTCAATAGTTTTCGCATCTACATAACGGCTTGCTTTAGTTAAAGCCCGTAAGATACCTTCTTTATTTCCCATAAAAATAACGTTTAAAATGGGCCTTATATCTTCCAGAGAAATGTAACCGTCTTTTGCCATAGCCAGTAAAGTTAAAACAATTTCAGGTGCTTCCACTGTTCCTTTAAAATATTTCTCTTGTAGTTCTTTACCAATGACCTGGATGCGATTGTCGTCCACTATTAATCCTCCTTACGACAATCTATGCTATAAGTTAATTATAGCAGTTTTTTACTCCAGGTCAATGGTTTATATTTAGTATCCCAAAAGCCTTAGTATAGCATCTTCATATCCCTCCAGAAATCTGGTAGTAAGATCACCTGCGTCAGTTAACCAGTGATTAGTTTCATGTAGTAAAACTCTAGCTAATTTGCGTTCTGAGCTGAAAGCACTTTTAGCAAGGAAAATAGTTTTCTTTTCCTTATCCCAAACCCCCTCCGCATAACTGACAACATTTTCGTCGGTAAGATATTCTACAACAA
This portion of the Moorella sp. E308F genome encodes:
- a CDS encoding ClpX C4-type zinc finger protein translates to MKEVLSVKSCSFCGRSEEQVKMMITSPKADICEKCVLICMEILVNNLMEYREINFEIETK
- a CDS encoding DUF932 domain-containing protein gives rise to the protein MPANVDSMFSVREVPWHGLGIVIEEAPDSKKALELAGLDWRVEQVPVYVNGNPVEGYVANVRSTDQQVLGIVSDQYKVVQNVEAFAFTDALLGEGVRYETAGSLAGGKRVWMLARLERITILNDRIEPFLVFTNSHDGKGAVKVAITPVRIVCQNTLNLALSSAKRMWTTIHMGNMQNKLAEAQRTLGLAYAYLDSLTEEAERLVNLSISDSEVEDFINELLPFPHEVKPRQKDNIIKLREDLWRRYDQAPDLQLYRGTRWALINAVSDFATHAEPLRKTTTYKERLFAKTIDGHPLIDKAFELLAA
- a CDS encoding DEAD/DEAH box helicase translates to MILAEKVRVKDRDWIKVSFHPNPQIEEEMKKVRGVLYNPRSKLWAVPYQYRKDFEEKMEDFLIIWKDEDGNYREVGGIDENTIPDQPIVPGYSVEYDENKNIVGATGFKIPPWGEFQVKGFNLLVQRPFLILGDDPGLGKTFQVITAIEAKKKLGMLQRGIIICKATLLYTWLKEIHKHTYQKAVVIAGNQQQRNSIYNELRYNQDWTFAIISYETFRMDYNDLLLLHKMVGLDFCVLDEAHKVKNPQSKIGSVIFSIPFKYRYVLTATPLPNSPLEAYNYLKWGGKIKQNWWAFRKRYAIFGGYNNKEIVGYKNIKELRKLIQNNMLRRLKKDKLKELPDIVFKTITVEMSPQQKLLYNGVKNEILEILKDTSLTKIPSALTKLLRLQQITDSPTLIGAPAESKSAKLEALDELLEDIIDNNGQKAIVFSRFLPMVHLLTERYKRYNPAVIHGDVNANGKTKQTALKLLLEMYPDYHTFPPEKQEELLKDIMTSDRQKQVDKFQNDSSCKLFIGCTPACREGLTLTAATYVIFLDCEWSYDYVEQAFSRAHRIGQKNAVTVYYLVCQDTIDEHVMEVIQKKKAMSDFLLKTKNRNEAMRAKEFIESMI